The Oecophyllibacter saccharovorans sequence GACTTCACTTAAGCAGATTTAACGTGGGTCGGGCTGCCGGATGGGTCAAGGACCGCGTGAAGTTCCGGGATCTTACGCGCCTGCATCATGGCCCAGGCACCAGAGCAGCAGCCCTTTCTGGCTGTGAAGGCGGTTTTCCGCCTCGTCAAAGACGACGGAAGCCGGGCTTTCGAAAACGTCCTGCGTCACTTCCTCGCCCAGATGGGCTGGCAGGCAGTGCATGAAAAGCGCGTCAGGCGCTGCCTGGGTCATCAGTTCTGCATTGACCTGATAGGGGCGGAAGAGCTGGTGGCGCGTCTGTGCATCCTCATCGCCCATGCTCACCCAGGTGTCGGTAATGACGCACTCAGCGCCCTGCACGGCTTCTGCGGGTGAGCGTGTGGTCACGATGTCCGCCCCCTGCGCGCGTGCCCAGTCCACGGCGGCCTCAGAAGGCGCGAAGCCTTCGGGGGTGGCCAGCCGGAGGCGGAAGCCCAGCAGGGCGGCCGCTTCGATCAGGGAAGTGGCGACATTGTTGCCGTCCCCGATCCAGGCCAGCGTTCTGCCGGCGATGGGGCCGCGATGTTCCTCGAAGGTCATGACATCAGCGAGAATCTGGATGGGATGGGAGACCGGGGTCAGGCCGTTGATGACCGGAACGCTGCTCCAGCGCGCCAGTTCCCGCAGGTCGCTGTCCTTGCGGGCGCGCAGCACGATGACATCGAGAAAGCGCGACAGGACGCGCGCGGTGTCAGCGATGCTTTCCCCCCGTCCCAGCTGCATGTCGGCGGTCGAGAGAACGCTGACCGCCCCGCCCAGCTGTTCCATGCCGACCTCAAAGGAAACGCGGGTCCGGGTGGAAGGGCAGGCCAGCATGAGGCCGAGCGTGCGGCCAGCCAGCGGCCGGTCGGGGTGGAGCGGGAAACGCCGTCCCTGCTGGAGCGCCTTGACCTGTTTGCCGATATCGAGAATCCGGCGCAGCTCTGTGGGTGTCAGGTCGCGGATATCGAGAAAATGCCGCGGTCCGGCAGCCGTGGATGGGTTCAGGGGCGCGGAAGATGCGGGCTGGGTCATCTGGGTCATTGAGCGATCCTCGCGTCACGGTGGGACGGAGATGGGGAGGAAGAGGCGGGGATAAGCGTCTTTGCTGCAGCGAGAAGGCGCGCGCAGGCAAGGCGGCAGTCTTCCTCAGTGACGATCAGCGGGGGCACGAGCCTCAGAACATTGTTGCCCGCAGTGATGGCCAGCAGGCCCTGATCCATGACGGCCGGCAGAACCTCGCTCAGCGGCAGGCGGCAGTGCAGGCCGCGCATGAGGCCTGTGCCGCGTACTTCATCGAAAACCTCGGGCGCTTGAGCCACGACCTCCTGCAGCATGGCGCCGAAAGCAGCGCCGACCCTGGCAATTCTCTGCAGAGCGCCGGGCTTGAGAAGTTCGTCCATGACCACCAGCCCGGCCGTGCAGGCCAGGGGATTGCCGCCAAAGGTGGTGCCGTGGGTGCCGGGTGTCAGGTGCCGGGCCAGCGCCTGGCGTGCCAGAACGGCCCCGATGGGGAAGCCGCCGCCCAGCCCCTTGGCGACCGATACGACGTCAGGCGTGATGCCGGCCTGCTCGAAAGCGAAGAGAGTCCCGGTACGCCCCATGCCGGTCTGGACTTCATCAATGCCCAGGTAAAGCCCGTGCGCATCGCAGATTTCGCGCAGGCCCTGCAGAAAAGCCGGGTCAGCTGCCTGGATCCCGCTCTCTCCCTGGATCGGCTCCAGGAGAATACCGGCCGTTTCAGGCGTGATGGCAGCACGCACGGCCTCCAGATCATTGAACGGCACATGGTCGAACCCCTCTGCAGGGGAACCGAACCCTTCCAGATAGGCCGGGTTGCCGGTAGCGGAGATCATGGCGAGCGTGCGCCCGTGAAAGGCGCCCTGAAAGCAGAGCACGCGGGTCCGTTCCGGATGGCCGTTCATGTACTGGGCGCGGCGGATAAGCTTGACCAGACCCTCATTGGCTTCCGCCCCGGAATTGCAGAACAGCACCGCATCAGCGAAAGACGCCTCGACCAGCCTGTCAGCCAGGGCTTCCGCCTGGGGAATACGGTAAAGATTGGAAACATGCATGACCCGCCCGGCCTGCTCTGCGATGGCCGCGGTGAGCGCCGGATGCGCATGCCCCAGCGAGGAGACGGCGATGCCGGCGCCGAAGTCGAGATATCGTCGCCCGTCCGTGCCGACAAGCCAGGGCCCTTCGCCGTGCTCGAAAGCGAGGTCTATTCTCTTGTAATTGGGCATCAGACTGGCGCTCATGGCGGTCAGTGTTCCTTGTCTTCTGGCTGATGGGGTCTTCTGGCTGACAGGCAGGCCGCAGATCAGCAAAGACTGCCTGCTCGGGGCCCGATTCACTGTGGGCAAGGGCGCCAGGAGCGTCAATTCCAATTTTTCCCCGCATCCTGGCGTTTTCAGCCAGGAAGCCGTTCATAGACCAGATCGCGCGCCAGCCAGCAGCCGATCCGAACGCGGCTTCGACCTTTCTCCCGGGTGAAGTGCAGGGTCCAGTCGCCGGGAG is a genomic window containing:
- the argF gene encoding ornithine carbamoyltransferase, coding for MTQPASSAPLNPSTAAGPRHFLDIRDLTPTELRRILDIGKQVKALQQGRRFPLHPDRPLAGRTLGLMLACPSTRTRVSFEVGMEQLGGAVSVLSTADMQLGRGESIADTARVLSRFLDVIVLRARKDSDLRELARWSSVPVINGLTPVSHPIQILADVMTFEEHRGPIAGRTLAWIGDGNNVATSLIEAAALLGFRLRLATPEGFAPSEAAVDWARAQGADIVTTRSPAEAVQGAECVITDTWVSMGDEDAQTRHQLFRPYQVNAELMTQAAPDALFMHCLPAHLGEEVTQDVFESPASVVFDEAENRLHSQKGLLLWCLGHDAGA
- a CDS encoding aspartate aminotransferase family protein yields the protein MSASLMPNYKRIDLAFEHGEGPWLVGTDGRRYLDFGAGIAVSSLGHAHPALTAAIAEQAGRVMHVSNLYRIPQAEALADRLVEASFADAVLFCNSGAEANEGLVKLIRRAQYMNGHPERTRVLCFQGAFHGRTLAMISATGNPAYLEGFGSPAEGFDHVPFNDLEAVRAAITPETAGILLEPIQGESGIQAADPAFLQGLREICDAHGLYLGIDEVQTGMGRTGTLFAFEQAGITPDVVSVAKGLGGGFPIGAVLARQALARHLTPGTHGTTFGGNPLACTAGLVVMDELLKPGALQRIARVGAAFGAMLQEVVAQAPEVFDEVRGTGLMRGLHCRLPLSEVLPAVMDQGLLAITAGNNVLRLVPPLIVTEEDCRLACARLLAAAKTLIPASSSPSPSHRDARIAQ